In Populus nigra chromosome 10, ddPopNigr1.1, whole genome shotgun sequence, the following proteins share a genomic window:
- the LOC133705147 gene encoding YTH domain-containing protein ECT4-like isoform X1, which translates to MVMSNVSGHENAETYSIQGAEVNPILTSPAVELVETMYSEGTPGFVADQGLFYPAATEYGYYCTGFETPVEWEDHQKIFGADGPEIQYAGAQTEYLPYVYYAPSYAYAQSPYNPYNPYIPGAMIGVDGPYAGEQQYYTVPPYQDPVSSSGYIPVVVQPEAFQNGSADPLLDTSIARNSRPDGKSFKHGISSSSAAFAWNPPRPASNQTNSLNRISEWPKANVGPVKQSHGGVSSGSILTQASSHVLQGRSASGPMHPIDNISNSKVRSHQNQLKVTLPVSNDFSNFGSSAYGRTSVDKLRSKFHAGRTLSALNGNVELLGEQNRGPRINNLKNQPAVKASTTKVRDNNELGNIVIQTDQYNKDDFSTNYADAKFFVIKSYSEDDVHKSIKYNVWSSTPHGNKKLHSAFEHAQKLDLGRPRGCPIFLFFSVNASGQFCGVAEMVGPVDFNRDMDFWQQDKWSGSFLVKWHIIKDIPNSSFRHIILENNENKPVTNSRDTQEIMYKQGLEMLKMFKNHQLKTSILDDFVYYENRQKIMQEEKARRMFKSFQSPLFVPALNPARELNGLVQQSLNKDDSMTDLNSLKKTEANKYEKIMNPNYHNIWKKTETNKDEKITDQNEFNSLKNAGTSATKQLSSDSNVTISSRDKDSRQDTADADDDNGPVLKIGSLDINPTGVESKFSPNAAIKSADIVTVGSMPVKVNRIAESSGYLTVGTIPLDPKSLKVDKGGALGKQGSQC; encoded by the exons ATGGTTATGAGTAATGTTTCTGGACATGAAAATGCGGAAACTTATTCG ATTCAAGGAGCTGAGGTAAATCCTATTTTGACAAGTCCAGCTGTTGAGCTAGTTGAAACCATGTACAGCGAAGGAACCCCCGGGTTTGTTGCGGATCAGGGCTTGTTTTATCCTGCTGCCACTGAGTATGGTTACTACTGTACAG GATTTGAGACACCCGTCGAATGGGAGGACCATCAAAAGATTTTTGGTGCAGATGGTCCTGAAATCCAGTATGCG GGTGCACAAACTGAATATTTACCTTATGTATATTATGCACCGAGCTATGCGTATGCACAGTCTCCATATAACCCATACAATCCTTACATACCTGGTGCTATGATAGGAGTTGATGGCCCGTATGCAGGGGAGCAACAATATTACACAGTTCCCCCTTATCAGGACCCTGTATCTTCATCTGGCTACATCCCTGTTGTTGTTCAACCAGAAGCCTTCCAAAATGGTTCAGCAGATCCTTTGTTAGATACTAGCATAGCACGCAATAGTAGACCTGATGGGAAAAGTTTCAAGCATGGCATTTCTTCATCATCTGCAGCCTTTGCTTGGAACCCCCCTAGACCTGCTTCAAACCAAACCAATTCTTTGAACAGGATATCTGAATGGCCAAAAGCTAATGTTGGACCTGTTAAGCAATCACATGGAGGTGTTTCTTCTGGCAGTATTCTTACTCAAGCTTCATCACATGTCCTTCAG GGTAGAAGTGCTTCTGGCCCAATGCATCCTATTGACAACATTTCAAATAGCAAAGTCCGATCTCATCAGAACCAATTAAAAGTCACTCTACCTGTCAGCAATGACTTTTCTAATTTTGGATCAAGTGCTTATGGCCGAACCTCAGTAGATAAGCTTCGATCTAAGTTTCATGCTGGCAGAACTCTCAGTGCTCTGAATGGAAATGTGGAGCTGTTGGGTGAGCAGAATCGTGGACCAAGGATCAACAATTTGAAAAACCAACCGGCTGTTAAAGCCTCCACAACCAAAGTGAGAGATAATAATGAGCTAGGCAACATTGTTATACAGACTGATCAGTACAACAAGGATGATTTCTCAACCAATTATGCAGATGCAaagttttttgtaataaaatcgTATAGCGAGGATGATGTGCACAAGAGCATCAAATATAATGTGTGGTCATCTACACCTCATGGAAACAAAAAGCTGCACAGTGCATTTGAACATGCACAGAAACTAGATTTGGGAAGACCTAGAGGCTGCCctatctttctgtttttttct GTTAATGCTAGTGGTCAATTTTGTGGTGTTGCAGAGATGGTTGGCCCTGTAGATTTCAATAGAGACATGGACTTTTGGCAACAAGATAAATGGAGCGGGAGTTTTCTTGTCAAGTGGCATATTATTAAAGATATACCAAACTCAAGCTTCAGGCACATCATATtggagaataatgagaataagcCAGTGACTAATAGCAGAGACACTCAAGAG ATAATGTATAAGCAAGGTTTAGAGATGCTGAAGATGTTCAAAAATCACCAACTGAAGACTTCTATACTTGATGACTTTGTGTACTATGAGAATCGTCAGAAAATAATGCAGGAAGAAAAGGCCAGGCGTATGTTTAAAAGCTTCCAGTCCCCATTGTTTGTACCAGCATTAAATCCTGCCCGTGAACTAAATGGTCTTGTGCAGCAGTCACTGAACAAAGATGATAGTATGACTGATCTTAACAGCTTGAAGAAAACTGAGgcaaacaaatatgaaaagatTATGAATCCAAATTATCATAACATCTGGAAAAAAACCGAGACAAACAAAGATGAGAAGATTACGGATCAGAATGAATTTAACAGCTTGAAGAATGCTGGGACCTCTGCCACTAAGCAACTTTCTTCAGATTCAAATGTTACCATTTCAAGCAGGGATAAAGATTCCAGGCAAGATACAGCGGATGCAGATGATGATAACGGACCTGTGTTAAAGATCGGTTCACTTGATATAAACCCGACAGGGGTGGAATCTAAGTTCTCACCAAATGCTGCTATCAAATCTGCTGATATTGTCACAGTAGGATCAATGCCTGTTAAAGTTAACAGAATCGCTGAATCTTCTGGTTATCTAACAGTGGGTACTATCCCACTTGATCCTAAGTCTCTGAAAGTGGACAAAGGTGGTGCTTTGGGTAAACAGGGGTCTCAGTGCTGA
- the LOC133704716 gene encoding ADP-ribosylation factor 1-like, which yields MGLTFTKLLGRLFSKKEMRILMVGLDAAGKTTILYKLKLGEIVTTIPTIGFNVETVEYKNISFTVWDVGGQDKIRPLWRHYFQNTQGLIFVVDSNDRDRVGEARDELHRMLNEDELRDAVLLVFANKQDLPNAMNAAEITDKLGLHSLRQRHWYIQSTCATSGEGLYEGLDWLSNNIASKA from the exons ATGGGGCTCACTTTCACGAAATTACTTGGCCGGTTGTTCTCAAAGAAGGAAATGCGGATTCTGATGGTAGGTCTTGATGCTGCTGGTAAAACCACCATTCTTTACAAGCTCAAGTTGGGAGAAATTGTCACCACCATCCCTACCATTG GATTTAATGTGGAAACTGTGGAATACAAGAATATTAGCTTCACTGTTTGGGATGTTGGTGGTCAAGATAAG aTTCGCCCTTTGTGGAGACATTACTTCCAAAACACGCAAGGGCTTATCTTTGTGGTTGACAGTAATGACCGAGATCGAGTTGGTGAGGCTAGAGACGAGCTGCACAGGATGTTGAATGAG GATGAGCTGAGGGATGCTGTGCTCCTCGTGTTTGCAAATAAGCAAGATCTTCCAAATGCAATGAATGCTGCTGAAATCACTGATAAGCTTGGTCTTCATTCTCTAAGGCAACGCCACTG GTATATCCAGAGCACATGTGCCACTTCAGGAGAAGGGCTTTACGAAGGATTGGACTGGCTTTCAAACAACATTGCTAGCAAG GCTTAA
- the LOC133704502 gene encoding uncharacterized protein LOC133704502, which produces MASEDNSNLEALKTSMENLNVQQQPSSSSRYYAAPVNGVEVTCFTEVVDDVTIHLQIIHLGKQIYAWIGCNSGKLGHLYAAASTRPNNTASVTCVLGGNSDNSGTGIARRLVLKTGLNIMLASNIPKNSPLLEGLLRLNSQKAGAVASISDASPVHYIVKIELFSLLAKNSVEKYESGVFEAGGYTWKLVLYPSGNKSRNVKDYISLYLAKVDASSLPLGWEVHVIFRLFLLDQNKDSYLVIQGQERRFHGLKLEWGFDQFIQLSTFNDSRYGFLLEDTCVLGAEVFVRRERSRGKGEVLSMIKQPTAAFKHTWKIENFLKLDEKRQESQTFSSASEKWKILLYPKGKDFGMGTHLSLYLAVDLETLPAGCRLYVDYTLRIVNQVKDRNLDLSGKAKQWFGASRSESGWTRYVSLDYIYQPNNAYVIKGICIIEAEVNVLGISSPF; this is translated from the exons ATGGCTAGTGAAGATAATAGTAATTTAGAAGCCCTAAAGACCTCCATGGAAAACCTCAATGTACAACAACAACCCTCATCGTCTAGCCGATACTACGCTGCTCCTGTTAACGGCGTGGAGGTCACTTGCTTCACGGAGGTCGTCGATGACGTAACCATTCACCTCCAGATTATCCATCTTGGCAAACAG ATATATGCATGGATTGGTTGCAACTCTGGTAAATTAGGTCACTTGTATGCTGCTGCATCCACTCGCCCT AATAATACGGCAAGTGTGACTTGTGTACTCGGAGGAAATTCTGACAATTCAGGAACTGGCATTGCTCGACGATTAG tgttGAAGACTGGACTAAATATAATGTTGGCTTCTAACATTCCTAAGAACAGTCCCTTGCTTGAGG GGCTCCTGAGATTGAATAGTCAAAAAGCGG GTGCTGTAGCATCCATATCAGATGCATCACCCGTCCATTACATAGTTAAAATAGAGTTATTTTCGTTACTTGCAAAAAATTCGGTGGAGAAATATGAATCAGGGGTTTTTGAAGCTGGAGGCTATACATg GAAATTGGTTCTTTATCCAAGTGGAAACAAGAGCAGGAATGTAAAAGATTACATCTCTCTCTATTTAGCAAAGGTTGACGCCAGTTCTCTTCCACTTGGTTGGGAGGTCCATGTGATTTTCCGGTTGTTTCTGCTTGACCAAAACAAGGACAGCTACTTGGTAATTCAAG GACAGGAAAGACGTTTTCATGGATTGAAGCTTGAATGGGGTTTTGATCAATTCATTCAGCTTTCAACATTTAATGATTCTCGTTACGGATTCCTTCTGGAAGACACTTGTGTGCTTGGAGCAGAAGTATTTGTCCGTAGAGAAAGAAGCAGAGGCAAAGGAGAGGTTTTATCAATGATAAAGCAACCTACTGCTGCTTTCAAGCACACTTGGAAGATCGAAAACTTTTTGAAGTTGGATGAAAAACGTCAAGAATCACAAACATTCAGCTCGGCAAGTGAAAAAtg GAAGATACTACTATATCCTAAGGGAAAAGATTTTGGAATGGGCACTCATCTTTCTCTGTACTTGGCTGTGGATTTGGAAACCCTCCCTGCTGGTTGCAGACTATATGTGGATTACACCCTGCGCATTGTAAATCAAGTCAAGGATAGGAACTTAGACCTTTCTGGTAAAG CTAAACAATGGTTTGGTGCCTCAAGATCAGAAAGTGGATGGACAAGATATGTTTCCCTGGATTATATTTACCAGCCAAACAATGCCTATGTTATTAAGGGCATTTGCATAATTGAAGCAGAGGTCAATGTACTTGGAATTA
- the LOC133704922 gene encoding uncharacterized protein LOC133704922, whose product MAVETEVTSVTELALADTDINWARLDKTKFHIIGAVLFTVQQGLLHPTAVVKTRMQVADSGLSHMGGISVAKHILRNDGIPGLFRGFGTSAIGALPGRVLSLTALEVSKDMMFKYTEALDMPEATRVGIANGVAGMLSNLVSCVYYVPLDVICQRLMVQGLPGVASYKGPFDVMCKVMKTEGFRGLYRGFGLTAVTQSPASALWWGTYGAAQHIIWRSMGYRDDIDKKPSHLEMVTVQAMAGTVAGACSSIITTPMDTIKTRLQVMDNYGSGRPSVLKTTKTLLKEDGWRGFYRGFGPRFLNMSLYGTTMIVTYELIKRLSIKQG is encoded by the exons ATGGCTGTCGAAACGGAAGTTACAAGTGTTACTGAACTGGCTCTTGCTGATACTGACATCAATTGGGCCAG GCTGGACAAGACGAAGTTTCATATTATTGGTGCTGTCCTCTTTACTGTTCAGCAAGGCTTACTTCACCCAACAGCAGTTGTGAAGACTAGAATGCAAGTAGCAGATTCTGGGCTCTCTCACATGGGTGGAATATCCGTAGCTAAACACATATTGAGGAACGATGGTATTCCAGGTCTTTTTCGAGGTTTTGGCACCTCTGCTATTGGAGCATTACCTGGTAGAGTTCTTTCTTTGACAGCTCTTGAAGTGTCAAAAGATATGATGTTCAAATACACTGAAGCTTTAGATATGCCTGAAGCAACACGTGTTGGTATTGCAAATGGAGTTGCAGGCATGTTGTCAAATCTAGTTTCTTGTGTGTACTATGTGCCCTTGGATGTG ATATGCCAAAGACTAATGGTGCAAGGGCTTCCCGGGGTTGCATCTTATAAAGGGCCATTTGATGTCATGTGTAAAGTGATGAAGACTGAAGGGTTCCGTGGTTTATATAGAGGTTTTGGATTGACAGCTGTAACGCAGTCACCGGCATCGGCGCTTTGGTGGGGTACCTATGGTGCTGCCCAGCACATCATTTGGAG GAGCATGGGCTATAGGGATGACATTGACAAGAAACCATCTCATCTGGAAATGGTGACAGTTCAGGCTATGGCAGGAACAGTGGCTGGTGCTTGTTCCTCAATTATCACTACTCCCATGGATACCATAAAGACACGGCTGCAG GTTATGGATAATTATGGTTCTGGAAGACCTTCAGTACTCAAGACAACTAAGACTCTACTCAAGGAAGATGGATGGCGGGGCTTCTACAGAGGTTTTGGACCCCGTTTCTTAAATATGTCACTCTATGGAACTACAATGATCGTTACCTATGAACTGATAA AGAGATTATCTATCAAGCAAGGATGA
- the LOC133705147 gene encoding YTH domain-containing protein ECT4-like isoform X2: MYSEGTPGFVADQGLFYPAATEYGYYCTGFETPVEWEDHQKIFGADGPEIQYAGAQTEYLPYVYYAPSYAYAQSPYNPYNPYIPGAMIGVDGPYAGEQQYYTVPPYQDPVSSSGYIPVVVQPEAFQNGSADPLLDTSIARNSRPDGKSFKHGISSSSAAFAWNPPRPASNQTNSLNRISEWPKANVGPVKQSHGGVSSGSILTQASSHVLQGRSASGPMHPIDNISNSKVRSHQNQLKVTLPVSNDFSNFGSSAYGRTSVDKLRSKFHAGRTLSALNGNVELLGEQNRGPRINNLKNQPAVKASTTKVRDNNELGNIVIQTDQYNKDDFSTNYADAKFFVIKSYSEDDVHKSIKYNVWSSTPHGNKKLHSAFEHAQKLDLGRPRGCPIFLFFSVNASGQFCGVAEMVGPVDFNRDMDFWQQDKWSGSFLVKWHIIKDIPNSSFRHIILENNENKPVTNSRDTQEIMYKQGLEMLKMFKNHQLKTSILDDFVYYENRQKIMQEEKARRMFKSFQSPLFVPALNPARELNGLVQQSLNKDDSMTDLNSLKKTEANKYEKIMNPNYHNIWKKTETNKDEKITDQNEFNSLKNAGTSATKQLSSDSNVTISSRDKDSRQDTADADDDNGPVLKIGSLDINPTGVESKFSPNAAIKSADIVTVGSMPVKVNRIAESSGYLTVGTIPLDPKSLKVDKGGALGKQGSQC; encoded by the exons ATGTACAGCGAAGGAACCCCCGGGTTTGTTGCGGATCAGGGCTTGTTTTATCCTGCTGCCACTGAGTATGGTTACTACTGTACAG GATTTGAGACACCCGTCGAATGGGAGGACCATCAAAAGATTTTTGGTGCAGATGGTCCTGAAATCCAGTATGCG GGTGCACAAACTGAATATTTACCTTATGTATATTATGCACCGAGCTATGCGTATGCACAGTCTCCATATAACCCATACAATCCTTACATACCTGGTGCTATGATAGGAGTTGATGGCCCGTATGCAGGGGAGCAACAATATTACACAGTTCCCCCTTATCAGGACCCTGTATCTTCATCTGGCTACATCCCTGTTGTTGTTCAACCAGAAGCCTTCCAAAATGGTTCAGCAGATCCTTTGTTAGATACTAGCATAGCACGCAATAGTAGACCTGATGGGAAAAGTTTCAAGCATGGCATTTCTTCATCATCTGCAGCCTTTGCTTGGAACCCCCCTAGACCTGCTTCAAACCAAACCAATTCTTTGAACAGGATATCTGAATGGCCAAAAGCTAATGTTGGACCTGTTAAGCAATCACATGGAGGTGTTTCTTCTGGCAGTATTCTTACTCAAGCTTCATCACATGTCCTTCAG GGTAGAAGTGCTTCTGGCCCAATGCATCCTATTGACAACATTTCAAATAGCAAAGTCCGATCTCATCAGAACCAATTAAAAGTCACTCTACCTGTCAGCAATGACTTTTCTAATTTTGGATCAAGTGCTTATGGCCGAACCTCAGTAGATAAGCTTCGATCTAAGTTTCATGCTGGCAGAACTCTCAGTGCTCTGAATGGAAATGTGGAGCTGTTGGGTGAGCAGAATCGTGGACCAAGGATCAACAATTTGAAAAACCAACCGGCTGTTAAAGCCTCCACAACCAAAGTGAGAGATAATAATGAGCTAGGCAACATTGTTATACAGACTGATCAGTACAACAAGGATGATTTCTCAACCAATTATGCAGATGCAaagttttttgtaataaaatcgTATAGCGAGGATGATGTGCACAAGAGCATCAAATATAATGTGTGGTCATCTACACCTCATGGAAACAAAAAGCTGCACAGTGCATTTGAACATGCACAGAAACTAGATTTGGGAAGACCTAGAGGCTGCCctatctttctgtttttttct GTTAATGCTAGTGGTCAATTTTGTGGTGTTGCAGAGATGGTTGGCCCTGTAGATTTCAATAGAGACATGGACTTTTGGCAACAAGATAAATGGAGCGGGAGTTTTCTTGTCAAGTGGCATATTATTAAAGATATACCAAACTCAAGCTTCAGGCACATCATATtggagaataatgagaataagcCAGTGACTAATAGCAGAGACACTCAAGAG ATAATGTATAAGCAAGGTTTAGAGATGCTGAAGATGTTCAAAAATCACCAACTGAAGACTTCTATACTTGATGACTTTGTGTACTATGAGAATCGTCAGAAAATAATGCAGGAAGAAAAGGCCAGGCGTATGTTTAAAAGCTTCCAGTCCCCATTGTTTGTACCAGCATTAAATCCTGCCCGTGAACTAAATGGTCTTGTGCAGCAGTCACTGAACAAAGATGATAGTATGACTGATCTTAACAGCTTGAAGAAAACTGAGgcaaacaaatatgaaaagatTATGAATCCAAATTATCATAACATCTGGAAAAAAACCGAGACAAACAAAGATGAGAAGATTACGGATCAGAATGAATTTAACAGCTTGAAGAATGCTGGGACCTCTGCCACTAAGCAACTTTCTTCAGATTCAAATGTTACCATTTCAAGCAGGGATAAAGATTCCAGGCAAGATACAGCGGATGCAGATGATGATAACGGACCTGTGTTAAAGATCGGTTCACTTGATATAAACCCGACAGGGGTGGAATCTAAGTTCTCACCAAATGCTGCTATCAAATCTGCTGATATTGTCACAGTAGGATCAATGCCTGTTAAAGTTAACAGAATCGCTGAATCTTCTGGTTATCTAACAGTGGGTACTATCCCACTTGATCCTAAGTCTCTGAAAGTGGACAAAGGTGGTGCTTTGGGTAAACAGGGGTCTCAGTGCTGA
- the LOC133705996 gene encoding uncharacterized protein LOC133705996: MHSTMAPFNTFKLSMFIILTLQPPPTLSLTPCRTSCGSIAINYPFGIDDGCGAPQFRHMLNCSTDLFFLTPSGGYKVQHIDYDKKTMTIYDPAMSTCSILQPHHDFIMTDIQSVTIPPTPDTVFALLNCSIDSPVLNHYKNLCFSFAGHSCDELYGACNAFRVFHLLTNSSPPCCFTGYDTVKFMSMNILDCTHYTTVINTDSLMGIVPSDWVYGIKLSYSVPETGCERCSQSGGTCGYDTETEGMMCLCSSSSNYTRECAGGSLTAGDHRSSHSPWMFFNVAILLVLSSLPVIR, encoded by the exons ATGCATTCCACAATGGCACCGTTCAACACTTTCAAGCTGTCCATGTTCATAATCCTAACGCTTCAACCACCACCAACCCTTTCTCTCACTCCCTGCAGAACCTCCTGTGGCAGCATTGCCATAAACTATCCCTTCGGCATCGATGATGGGTGCGGCGCACCACAGTTTCGGCACATGCTGAACTGCAGCactgacttgttttttttaaccccTTCGGGTGGTTACAAGGTCCAACATATAGATTatgacaaaaaaacaatgactaTATATGATCCTGCTATGTCAACATGCTCCATTCTACAACCCCATCATGATTTTATCATGACAGACATTCAATCTGTTACTATCCCTCCAACACCAGACACTGTTTTTGCTCTTCTTAATTGCTCCATCGACTCTCCGGTACTTAACCATTACAAAAACCTTTGTTTCAGCTTCGCTGGACACTCTTGTGATGAATTATATGGCGCGTGCAATGCTTTTAGAGTTTTCCATTTGTTAACTAATAGTTCTCCACCCTGTTGTTTTACGGGATATGATACTGTGAAGTTTATGAGCATGAATATTTTGGACTGCACGCATTATACTACTGTGATTAATACTGATAGTTTGATGGGTATTGTACCTTCGGATTGGGTTTATGGGATCAAACTTTCTTATAGTGTGCCTGAAACTGGTTGTGAACGGTGCTCCCAATCAGGTGGGACTTGTGGGTATGATACTGAGACAGAAGGAATGATGTGTCTGTGCTCGAGCTCTTCAAATTATACTAGAGAATGTG CTGGAGGCAGTCTTACAGCAGGTGATCATAGAAGCAGCCATTCTCCGTGGATGTTCTTCAATGTTGCAATTTTACTTGTTTTGAGTTCGTTACCAGTGATTAGATGA
- the LOC133704451 gene encoding 1-Cys peroxiredoxin, protein MPGLTIGDSVPNLEVETTHGVIKLHDYIDTWTILFSHPGDFTPVCTTELGKMAAHAPEFAKRGVKLLGLSCDDVSSHAEWVKDIEAYTPGCKVTYPIIADPKRELIKILNMVDPDEKDSSGHNVPSRALHIVGADKRIKLSFLYPASTGRNMDEVVRVLDSLERSSKNKIATPANWKPGEDVVISPSVSDEEAKKLFPQGFKTVGLPSNKGYLRFTNVDH, encoded by the exons ATGCCAGGCCTTACTATTGGAGACAGTGTCCCAAACCTTGAAGTTGAGACCACTCATGGAGTTATCAAGCTTCATGACTACATAGATACCTGGACCATTCTCTTCTCGCACCCAG GTGATTTCACACCAGTTTGTACTACCGAGCTTGGAAAGATGGCTGCTCATGCTCCAGAATTTGCTAAGAGAGGGGTCAAACTGTTGGGATTGTCCTGTGATGATGTTTCGTCTCATGCTGAGTGGGTCAAGGACATTGAAGCCTACACT CCTGGATGCAAGGTTACATATCCAATAATTGCAGATCCTAAGAGGGAACTCATTAAGATACTTAATATGGTGGATCCAGACGAGAAAGACTCTTCAGGGCACAATGTTCCATCTCGAGCTCTGCATATTGTTGGTGCCGACAAGAGG ATCAAGTTGAGCTTTCTGTACCCAGCAAGCACTGGCCGCAACATGGATGAAGTAGTGAGGGTCTTAGATTCTCTAGAGAGGTCATCAAAGAACAAGATTGCGACTCCGGCAAATTGGAAGCCAGGTGAAGATGTCGTCATCTCCCCTAGTGTCTCTGATGAGGAAGCTAAAAAGTTGTTTCCTCAGGGATTCAAGACTGTTGGCCTTCCATCTAATAAAGGATATCTCCGCTTCACCAATGTTGATCATTAG